One Solea senegalensis isolate Sse05_10M linkage group LG3, IFAPA_SoseM_1, whole genome shotgun sequence genomic window carries:
- the sst5 gene encoding somatostatin-1A: MLHSQAQVLVAALFSSVLLVQVSSAPHRDMKTEMANYADVKDLTHLLLKFLPELMSGRAEQMFPELEEDEMGVREKVMRRHLPLSQRERKAGCRNFFWKTFTSC, translated from the exons ATGCTTCATTCTCAGGCGCAGGTACTTGTGgcagctttgttttcctctgtgctgctggtgcAGGTCAGCAGTGCTCCACACAGGGACATGAAGACAGAAATGGCAAACTACGCAGATGTAAAG GATCTCACCCACTTGCTGCTGAAATTTTTGCCTGAGTTGATGTCAGGAAGAGCAGAACAGATGTTTCCTGAGCTGGAGGAGGATGAGATGGGAGTCAGGGAGAAAGTGATGCGGCGACACCTTCCCCTCTCTCAAAGGGAGCGCAAAGCAGGCTGCCGCAACTTCTTCTGGAAGACGTTCACCTCCTGTTAA